In Apodemus sylvaticus chromosome 7, mApoSyl1.1, whole genome shotgun sequence, the sequence GTGGGCTCTTGACCTGTCTTCTGCATCCCCATCCTCTTTGTCTTCCTGTAGGAGAGCCTACTGATGTTCTTAGCTTTACTTTCCTAGGTACCATTGGGACATTTGCTAGAATAGGGATATTTTCAATGTTGAATAGAGATTGTTCTTGTGTGCTTCTTAAACAGGCAAGCTACCTATATCTTCTCTATCTGGTTGCTTTTTCTCTAGTCCTGTTACAAGTGTGGTaggtttgggttttatttgtttgtatgctttatttttgttttttcttctctatctctctttctctctctatctctctctctcaccctccctccctccctctctctctctctttctctttctctctttcttttttaggtGTTGGGGAAGTAAAATTATGCCTCTGCTTGCCTGAATCATTGGAATCCCATCTTAGAGCCTGTCCTGAGTTTTAAGGCATTTCAAACATACTACCCCACTTTTAACTTCTAAATATTCGAGTTATTTGGTATACACAGACGTAACCTACTAATCCAAAGATACACATTGAGGCACATAGGAAGGGCAAGGGCGGGTCATCAGATTTGCATTTGACGTCCAGCCTAGGCTCCTGAATGAAGCAGCAGAGGGATGGTAGTGCCATGTGCCTTCACAGTGTCCCAGGAAATCTGGGTTGGTTGCAAGAGAAAGTACCAGTATTTTTGGTTCCAGTACGTAGCACAAGAGTTGAGATGGAGACCTGGGGACAGGGGGAGCCCTGCACATTGCTTTGTGTCGGATGGGGAGGCCATGGGGAGGGGCCAGCTGCTGACCAACAGCTGCTTGCAGATCTTGCAGCCTCATTTTTAGTGCTTGGGGAAAATGTGGCTGACCACTCCTTGTGTTGTACAGAGTCCAGGCTAAGTGTCAGCCTCAGATCTCCTACTGATCTGGCAGCCTAACAAGTTAGCAAGAGTTCTGATCACCTGCCCCTGCATTCCTGAGTCAGTGCTACAACAGAATGTGAGAGGCAAACCTCCACATTGCCTTCAGTTTCCTTTCCTCTAACTCAGAATGGAGGCCAGTGAAGAGGATTGCTCCATGCATGCTGTGCAGCAGGCTCGCACTGCCTCCCCACGTGCGCCCTCAAGTGGGAGTGTGGAGCCTGTGCCACTCCTCCCCGCTACCTCTTACCCAGTAGTGGAGAGGGTGACCGTGTTCTGGCTGTATGTATTTAAGTGGCAAGTAAATTCGGGGCCCTACGcgctctctctcctgctttctgGGCTAGTGAGCCTGCCTTGCAGGGCATGAGAGTAGCCACCTCCTGACCTCCTCCGCAGCACCCTTAGGTGGGAAGTCTGACCTCTGCTGAAACATGCTGCACATGGCCGCTGGGAGGGGCCTCCCACAGCTGCTTTCTGGCTGTGCTGACTTGGGAGTTTTTAACCTTATATATCTTTTTCctttattcaaaacaaaacaatttttagcacactgaaaaaaaaaagccaaatgttTTGTGCCTTTCTAAGGCAGCGCTGTACCCCAGGCTGCATCTTAGGACTTAATATGGAAATACCAGAGTCTGAGCTCCTCTGCCTTGAATATCTTTAGCCCTGGAGTTTTGGGGACAAGGATGTCTGGCTAGAGAGGTGGCACATTAGGTGCCTATACTCTCCTTTCTCTGCCATGAGGCTTCACTGGAAAAGAGCAACCTTTTACTCTGGCAGCACTTGGTTGGTTCCAGGCAGCAGTTAGTGTTCGGAGAACTGCTCTGGGCGCCCCCCCTCGCCCCCACCCCCGAGAACAATGCCCTGCAAAGCAGAGCTGTAGGGTGGACTCTTCTGGGAGGAGGAAATGGTTCAtttattgtctttttgtttttgctggatCTTGAGCCAGCTTCAACCTCCTGCCTCTCCTTAAGACTTGGCTGTCCTTTCTTTTGAAGGCTTCCACCATAAAGCATTAAGTGGCTGGTGCCCATCGCAGGGTCTACTTGCACCCAGGGAGGGGCCACAGAACCTGAGGCCTGTCGGTCACACTGTCACAGGTTTCAACCACAGATTTTTgtgccctccccttcctcctggcTCTCCCGTCCCTGCTAACAGAGCAGGGGTGGAAACAGTTCTCTTCAAGATCTGCCTCATTCGAGATTTTTAAATTCTTGATTTGGGTGGGACAAGAGAGAACTTGATATTTTCCCCAGAATAGAGTCCCAATTTGTATATCAgtgttaagaaaacaaaacacacacttaGGTGAGAGTCTCAtggactatttttaaaatgtcattaataTAAAAGATTTCTATTAGCAGTATTTAATCTCATAAAGAGCAGACAGGTAATACTCCTGCAGAGCAGCGGAGCTTTAAGACGTGTTCTCCGGTCCGTGTTGTTTTGCCAGTGTACTGATGTGTAGAGGTCTGTTATACTAATTAGAAGTCTGTTATACTaatgttatttattaatttttttcatttccatacAGTTAACTAAAGAGCTTTTTCAAGCACCgtgtctgtaaaaaaaaatatttttaaataaaatttcttttgttgtagcACACTTGAGTTCTGGCTCATCTGGGGTTAGGGGGAATTACACAGGGCAGCTTTGGGACTGATGGCAGTGATGCAGATAAATAGGGATATACAGGAGGGGACAGGGCTACCAACTAGCCCTCAGTAGCATGCTAACCAGCTATGGATACTCTAGAGGTACAGGGCAGTCTTCAGGGAGCCTGTACCTTGGTTCTGGAAGCCCCAGGTCTGACCTTCATAACGAATGGAAAGCAAGATCATGCTTTTGGGAcaacactttatttttctaacACATATAAAAGGAAATAACTTGCAAATTTACAgacaaaaccatatatatatatataatatatatacatatatgtgtacacacacacaacacaacaatgtgtacatacacacacacaaacacacatccctCAAAACTCTTGCCAGGCCAGGTTCTCATCTCCTAAGTACCATTCTCCCACTTGGGCTCTCTTAGGACCTGGGCCCCAAAGCTCACATGTAGAAATTTTGGTACTAACATACCTATAAAGCCTAATCCCCGTGAAGAGGAGACTTCCTGTCTGTCCTTCTCTTGTCTTTCCGTTTCCCATTACCTACTAAGGGCATGTAGGGAGCTTGGGCTCAGTAGCCTTCAaagcaaacacaacaacaacaaaaaatcagaagAACAGTGCCCGGCTTCCTTACGCAGGGATGTGTCTGAAAGACTAACACCGCCAGTTCCTGACTACTGCCTAAAGGAAAATGTTCCAAATGAGACCCTGAATTAGTAGCAGGCAGGAAGGTACAAAAGCAGTCACCCCCGAACTGTAAGGTTCTCGTAAGGACCGATGTGAACAGAATAATGTGACCATGTGCCCAGGGCCTGTATCATGGGATACAGCTAGCATGAAGACAGCCTGTGAGGGGAGATCAGCTCAGAGAGGCAAGCCCACACTTGATGGCAGGAGAAGGATTTGCCACCACTGGCTGTgtaagggagggaaaggagcccTGGGAGACAGGCCCATTGGGATAAGCATCACTCAGTGGGCACAGAGGAGGAGTTGGTCTCTAGAGCCTCTGTGGTCGGGTGAGGTCCTCCAGGTCACTCCTGTCGCAGCTCTTAGCTCTCTGGACCTGGTCTGCAGGGGAGCTGAGTAAGGATCTTCCCTGCTGTCCCTCCGGAGGTTTAGCTTGGGGTGAAGACAGCAGGGAGCTGGAAACAGTGGTAAGTCAGCTAATGCCTCAGATCGATGTATTTCTCTCCCTgaaaatgggtagagagaagTAACCAGAACATGGAGAGTCAGCAAGGTTTACAGCATGAGCACCAGGCAGAGGCTGAAGCTGATGGATTGCAGCATTCTTAAGGCAAGCAGCAGAaacgggaggggggggggggaagaaaagacagaagtCCCCCAGCGAAGTCTACTTTTAGCAGAAGGTGGGTGAATCATTGTCTTTCTCTAGGGGGCCCTCTACCATTTCCCTCATCCTGCCATCTGTAGTAATGTTAAAGCAAGACAATGTTAAGCCTGCTCCCCATCTCCAACCAAGGATGAATCCAACCAAGGATGAAGGACAGAAAGAGTTAGTGTTCAGGAACAAGTACCATTAGCCCACTACCCCCAATTCCCTGAAAACGGGATCAGGCCCTGGCCTCAGGAACTGCCTCCTACCTGGTCTCCTGGAGCCCTCTTGTCACCGTTGCTGCCCTGAAGGAGAGCCATCTCTTCTGGGAGCTTATCTGACTTAACTTCAACTACAAATTCACCCTTACGAGTCGGGGGCAGCgtgctgggaggagggaggtgagAGGTTGGCAACTTgggggcaaggggaggggagggccttTTGGGATGGATACTCTGGTGCTTTGGGGCCAGCTCAGGAAGGGAGAATTGGGGGAGATGGTGTGGTTGGTGGCGATGGTGTGGTTGGTGGCAGTTGGGCAGTGGACAGTAAAAGCGAGTCCAGTTTCTGCTCTCCGGGGGGTAAGTGGGCACTGGGTAGGCGGGGGCAGGTTCCTTATGAGGCAGCAAGCTGGGCAGctgagaatgggggaggggaggagggccaTGAGCCTGGCTTACATCTCTTGTTTTCCTGAGCGTCCACAAGGCAGTTTGCCCTTCTTGTAGAAGAAATAGAGAGCAGCGCCCAGCACCGCAAGCACCAGGGTACACACTATCACAGCCACGATGACCACACCCTTGCTCTCTGACTGTGGCAGCTTTTTCTCTGTCAAAGAAAGACACTTCTAGTCATTCCCTGCCCCAGGCTGCCACGTTACTGTTGCCGCCCCACCCTATCCAGCCCAGGGGGTACAGACAGGGCTGTTACCTTTCTCCACAGGAGAGAATGGGTACCATGGTGCAGGCCTGTTGTTTTGCCAGGACCTCGCTTACCTGTGGAGGTGCCGTTGGCTCTGGTGTGAGGACTGACTGTGGGGGTGCTGAGGCCAGTGGTTTGGCTGGAGTCAGGTGTGAGGGTGGTTAAAGTGACTAGGAGGCAGAAGGAGCGGGAGGTTAGTAGCACCCGTTAATGCCCGTGCCTGGGCATGCCCCTGCCGTGCTCTGCAGGGAGCCAGCTCTCACCCAGCTGCAGAACGATGATGGTGGTGTTGGAGCCCACGGAGTTGGTGGCTGTACATTGTGCACCTGTCTCCAGAAGCTCCGGGGTCACAAGGACAGTCAAGGTGCTCACTACTGTCTGTGGATCTGGGCTCCATTCAGTTGCCTAGAAGTTAGGGTCGCTCAGAGGACAGGAGCATTTCCGCCCCCTCCCCAAGGCCGAGGGCGGGGATTAGGAGAACGGGGAGATAAAGCAAGCCTGCTTACCGAGCCATTGACATTCCAGGAGATGTTGGGCAGAGGATGTCCTGAAGCCTCACAAAACAGATTGAGCACTGCATTCTCAAGCACCCACACCTTCCTCTCCTTTACAGCCATCCACGGGAACCCTTGGGGGCAGGGAAGAGTTAGACCCCCCAAATAGCCTGCTCCTGCGCCCCACCACAGGTCCCACAGTACAgctggctttctctttcttttctttctttccttccttccttttttttttttttggaaggggCCTCCAGCAGCTCAAAACCACACAACTCAGGGTGACCCAGTCGCTGTACAAAGGGGCCTCACCGATAATGCCCACGCTGACCGGCTGTGTACGATTCAAGCCAGGAACTCTGGGGACAGATGCCACACAGAGGTatcttcctcctgcttcccttcTCAAGTTGTTTAGGTGGAGGGCGGGCCCCTTTCCCACCAGCTGGCCTGTCTAGGGGTgagaggtaggtgggtgggggcagtctgaaaaggagcaagcttcatcaccaccaccaccacccccagtccCAAGGGCATCTGGGTACCTTGTCTCTCAGCCACTCAAACTCAAGGTCCTGGTTACTCTCTGCCTCACAAGTCAGAGTGAGGTTATCACCTTCCTGGACTTCAGGGGCAGTTGGATTCACTCGAACATCAGACACATCTGGAGGCACGGCAAAAATGTCAGCCTGGACAGGAAGAGCCAGTCCACTCTTTCCCCAGACCGAACCTCCACCCTAGGGCCTCACAGTTGACCAGCAGCTCCAGAGGGTCACTTGTCAGTGTGATTATAGTTTCCAGGTCTAGGCTCTGACATTGGTAGAGCCCGCTATGGTGCTTCTGGGCGGGCTCCAAGGACAGGAGCCCATTTTCATCGGTGCTTTCCTCTTccatctccccagtgctaggGTTCTGGGGGAGCACAAAGGGGTGAGGGTGAGCGGATGCCCTCCAGCCGCCGTTTGCACCTTTTTGCCTGTACCCTTATGCCCGCTCCGTGCACCCAGCATGGCGTGCGCTGTACCTTCTTGTGGATAGTGAAGTGGGGTTGAGGGTTGCCGTCGGTCAGACACCTGATCTTCACGTGATCGCCCTCCTTCAGCAGTCCCACAGGCTCCACCTCCACCCACACTTTTTCTGCAGGGTCTGTTTGGGCAAAGGGGAAGGCTCTCAGTCCAAGAGGTGGCCCTGGATTTGATGCAGCGGGACTGGCAGGAGTTCCCAACAGCTCCCCCCCCTacacctccccccaaaagaat encodes:
- the Mcam gene encoding cell surface glycoprotein MUC18 isoform X1, which translates into the protein MGLPRLVCAFLFAACCCCRHATGVPGEEKHPAPTPDLVEAEVGSTALLKCGPSRSSGNFSQVEWFLIHKERQILIFRVHQGKGQSEPGEYEHRLSLHDSGATLALSQVTPHDERTFLCKSKRPRLQDHYVALQVFKAPEEPTIQANVVGIHVDREELREVATCVGRNGYPIPQVTWYKNGRPLQEEENRVHIQSSQIVESSGLYTLSSVLSARVVKEDKDAQFYCELNYRLPSGNHMKESKEVTVPVFYPAEKVWVEVEPVGLLKEGDHVKIRCLTDGNPQPHFTIHKKNPSTGEMEEESTDENGLLSLEPAQKHHSGLYQCQSLDLETIITLTSDPLELLVNYVSDVRVNPTAPEVQEGDNLTLTCEAESNQDLEFEWLRDKTGQLVGKGPALHLNNLRREAGGRYLCVASVPRVPGLNRTQPVSVGIIGFPWMAVKERKVWVLENAVLNLFCEASGHPLPNISWNVNGSATEWSPDPQTVVSTLTVLVTPELLETGAQCTATNSVGSNTTIIVLQLVTLTTLTPDSSQTTGLSTPTVSPHTRANGTSTEKKLPQSESKGVVIVAVIVCTLVLAVLGAALYFFYKKGKLPCGRSGKQEITLPPTRKGEFVVEVKSDKLPEEMALLQGSNGDKRAPGDQGEKYIDLRH
- the Mcam gene encoding cell surface glycoprotein MUC18 isoform X2, translated to MGLPRLVCAFLFAACCCCRHATGVPGEEKHPAPTPDLVEAEVGSTALLKCGPSRSSGNFSQVEWFLIHKERQILIFRVHQGKGQSEPGEYEHRLSLHDSGATLALSQVTPHDERTFLCKSKRPRLQDHYVALQVFKAPEEPTIQANVVGIHVDREELREVATCVGRNGYPIPQVTWYKNGRPLQEEENRVHIQSSQIVESSGLYTLSSVLSARVVKEDKDAQFYCELNYRLPSGNHMKESKEVTVPVFYPAEKVWVEVEPVGLLKEGDHVKIRCLTDGNPQPHFTIHKKNPSTGEMEEESTDENGLLSLEPAQKHHSGLYQCQSLDLETIITLTSDPLELLVNYVSDVRVNPTAPEVQEGDNLTLTCEAESNQDLEFEWLRDKTGQLVGKGPALHLNNLRREAGGRYLCVASVPRVPGLNRTQPVSVGIIGFPWMAVKERKVWVLENAVLNLFCEASGHPLPNISWNVNGSATEWSPDPQTVVSTLTVLVTPELLETGAQCTATNSVGSNTTIIVLQLVTLTTLTPDSSQTTGLSTPTVSPHTRANGTSTEKKLPQSESKGVVIVAVIVCTLVLAVLGAALYFFYKKGKLPCGRSGKQEMERNTSI